One Salvelinus fontinalis isolate EN_2023a chromosome 27, ASM2944872v1, whole genome shotgun sequence genomic region harbors:
- the LOC129824866 gene encoding cholesterol 24-hydroxylase-like, whose product MALFHLIAGWIGYVLMCLLGLILIVFLCFCLYIKYIHLKYDHIPGPPRNSFIFGHTAILREISNGRVIHDKFLEWSETYGPVYRINGMHIVMLFVTCPDTTKEVLMSPKYPKDSLVYKGIFNLFGQRFLGNGLITAHNHDAWYKQRRIMDPAFSSLYLRGQMGAFNERAERLMDKLADMADTNTAANMHQMFNLVTLDIITKVAFGVDLDLLKESDTQFPKAIEMCLKGMVHYVRDSTFQLYPKNKKFINEVKESVQLLRSTGRRWINERKMAIQNGEDVPKDILTQILKTAGKEENKDKEDEELMLDNFVTLFVAGQETTANQLAFAVMELGRLPEILANAKQEVDDVIGMKQEISFADLGKMTYLSQVLKETLRLYPTAPGTSRFIPNDITINGIPIPAGVTCFFNSYVCGRLDKFFEEPLKFDPERFHPDTAKPYYCYYPFALGPRSCLGQSFAQMEAKVVMAKLLQRFDFSLLPGQSFDILDTGTLRPKSGVVCSIRHRGQTAAA is encoded by the exons ATGGCACTTTTTCATTTGATTGCAGGTTGGATTGGTTATGTTCTTATGTGCCTACTTGGTTTGATTTTGATCGTATTTCTCTGTTTTTGTCTGTACATAAAATATATTCATTTGAAATATGATCACATACCGGGACCACCAAGGAACAG TTTTATATTCGGACATACCGCAATCCTGAGGGAAATTAGCAATGGTCGAGTTATCCACGACAAATTCCTGGAATG GTCTGAGACATATGGACCGGTGTACCGTATCAACGGTATGCACATTGTGATGCTGTTTGTCACCTGCCCTGATACCACCAAG GAAGTGCTGATGTCACCAAAGTACCCCAAAGACTCACTGGTCTACAAGGGTATTTTCAATCTATTTGGACAGAG GTTTCTGGGAAATGGTCTGATTACGGCTCATAATCATGATGCGTGGTACAAACAGCGAAGGATCATGGACCCTGCCTTCAGCAGTCT GTACCTGCGTGGTCAGATGGGTGCGTTCAACGAGCGGGCAGAGCGTCTGATGGATAAACTGGCAGACATGGCTGACACCAACACAGCCGCCAACATGCACCAAATGTTCAACCTTGTGACCCTGGATATCATCACCAAG GTGGCGTTTGGAGTGGATCTTGATCTGTTGAAGGAGAGTGACACACAGTTCCCCAAAGCCATAGAGATGTGTCTGAAGGGAATGGTCCACTATGTCAGAGACTCCACCTTCCAG CTCTACCCAAAGAACAAGAAGTTCATCAACGAGGTGAAAGAGTCTGTTCAGCTCCTGCGTTCGACAGGCAGACGGTGGATCAACGAGAGGAAAATGGCCATCCAAAATGGCGAGGATGTTCCTAAAGATATCCTGACACAGATCCTCAAGACGGCTGGCAAAG AGGAAAACAAAGACAAAGAAGATGAGGAGCTTATGCTGGACAACTTTGTAACGTTATTCGTTGCGG GGCAAGAGACAACAGCCAATCAACTAGCTTTTGCTGTCATGGAACTGGGAAGGCTGCCAGAGATATTGGCCAA TGCGAAGCAAGAAGTGGATGATGTCATCGGGATGAAACAGGAAATCAGCTTTGCTGACCTGGGGAAAATGACCTACCTGTCTCAG GTGTTGAAGGAGACTCTGAGGTTGTATCCCACGGCTCCCGGTACGTCTCGCTTCATCCCCAATGACATCACCATCAACGGCATCCCCATCCCAGCGGGAGTCACATGCTTC TTCAATTCATACGTCTGTGGACGGTTGGATAAGTTCTTTGAGGAGCCGTTGAAGTTTGACCCAGAGAGGTTCCATCCGGACACTGCCAA GCCCTATTACTGCTACTACCCCTTCGCCCTGGGACCACGCTCATGTCTGGGACAGAGCTTTGcacag ATGGAGGCGAAGGTAGTGATGGCCAAGCTGCTCCAGAGGTTTGACttcagcctgctgcctggccagTCCTTTGACATCCTGGACACTGGCACTCTGAGACCAAAGAGTGGAGTGGTGTGTAGCATCAGACACCGAGGACAGACAGCCGCAGCCTGA